The following nucleotide sequence is from Nocardioides daedukensis.
GCGGGAGACCAGCACCGTGGCCCCGGCACCCAGCATCGCCACCATCGAGGGGTCGACGTGCAGCAGGGTGTGCAGGCTGAACCCGACCATCACGAGCCCGAGAACCACTAGGCACCGCACCAGCATTCGCATGTTGGTGATCGCATCGCGCGGCCGGATGTCCCCCAGCCGCCCGTCGAGCGTGGCCTCGGCCTTGAGGTCGTGGCGAAAGAGCCACTTGGCCATCACGATGAACCCGGCCAGCAGTACGACGGTGAGCGGCAACGAGTGGACCAGGAAGTCGACGAAGCTGAGGTCGGCCCGGCTGCCGATGATGATGTTCGGCGGATCGCCGATCAGGGTGGCCGTTCCGCCGATGTTCGACGCCAGGATCAGGGAGATCAGGTACGGCGCCGGCCGCAGGCCCAGCTGACGGCACACCGACAACGTCACCGGCGCCACGAGCAGGACACACGTGACGTTGTCCAGGATCGGCGCGACGGTGGCGGAGACCAGCACGAGCAGGACCAGCAGCCGATAGGGCTCCCCGCCGGACTTGAGCGCCGCCCACAGGGCGAGGAACTCGAAGAGGCCGGTCTGCTTGAGGACCCCGACGATCACCATCATCCCGAACAGCAGGAAGATCACGTTCCAGTCGATGCCGGTCTCGTGATTGAAGAAGGCCGACTCCGCATCGACCAGCCCGATCACCGCCATCGCGGCCACCCCGCCCAAGGCCGCGGCGACGCGGTGCACCCGCTCGGTGGCGATCAGGGCATAGCTGACGATGAAGATCGAGATGGCGGCGGACGTCAGGATCACGCCGACCTCCGCCGTACGCCCAGGGCCCTGACCGAGTTCTGGGGTTCCATCGCCTCGTGCCAGCCCGCCAGCCGGCCGAACCTGCTGACCAACAGCAACCGGTCCTCGACCGCGCTCACCTGACCGAGCGCCGCAACCACCAGCACCTGGTCCCCAACACGCAGCGCTGTGGAACCGGTCGGGACCATGACCAGCGAGCCGCGGGTGACCAGGGCTACGGCGGCACCGTCGGGCAGTCGG
It contains:
- a CDS encoding ArsB/NhaD family transporter translates to MILTSAAISIFIVSYALIATERVHRVAAALGGVAAMAVIGLVDAESAFFNHETGIDWNVIFLLFGMMVIVGVLKQTGLFEFLALWAALKSGGEPYRLLVLLVLVSATVAPILDNVTCVLLVAPVTLSVCRQLGLRPAPYLISLILASNIGGTATLIGDPPNIIIGSRADLSFVDFLVHSLPLTVVLLAGFIVMAKWLFRHDLKAEATLDGRLGDIRPRDAITNMRMLVRCLVVLGLVMVGFSLHTLLHVDPSMVAMLGAGATVLVSRTEPDEFLEEVEWGTLAFFMALFVLVGSLVQVGIIGEIGEWAAEAMGDQELLAATVLLFGSGVVGAFVDNIPYTTAMVPIVEDMVGATPQSGAESPLWWAFVFGADLGGNATAVAAGANVVVLGIAAKAGEPISFWQFTKHGIVVTVATLLVAWLYVYLRYFVMA
- a CDS encoding TrkA C-terminal domain-containing protein; the encoded protein is MEVGELELAISAGMICAALGFTVGLAIGRGRQPRWTEKGSFVHKVSIGFATLDRLDAVMLRFEVEVGSRLAGVEVGELRLPDGAAVALVTRGSLVMVPTGSTALRVGDQVLVVAALGQVSAVEDRLLLVSRFGRLAGWHEAMEPQNSVRALGVRRRSA